From the genome of uncultured Bacteroides sp.:
TGGTGGTTCCTTGATCAGAAAGATGGTATGGAAAAACAAATGAATGCTCTTTCTGTTCTTGGTTTATTGAGCCGTTTCGTTGGTATGTTGACAGACTCTCGTAGCTTTATGTCATATCCTCGTCACGAATACTTCCGTCGTACATTGTGTAACCTTGTAGGTCGTGATGTAGAAAATGGCGAACTTCCTGCTTCTGAAATGAAATTCATCGGTCAGATGATTGAAGATATCAGCTATAACAACGCTAAGAATTTCTTCCAATTTTAAGAAATAAAACCATTAATACAGTCCTTTTGGACAACCAAATGAAAAGGGATGCTCTATCGGGCATCCCTTTCTTTATATATTCTTTCGATAATATCTACTACTTTTAAGCCATCCATGGCATTTGTGGTAATTGATGCATTACCATTGAGCTTGTCTATTACGTTTTGTATTACGTAATGGTGGTTTTGTGCCGAGCCTTTATAAGGGCCATAATCATTTGGAGGATTAGATGGAGCCAGAGCGGGCATCGTATAATCTTTGATGTGGCAGTATTTAACCTCATTCATATACTGTCCAGCAACTTTTATAGAACCATTTTCGGCAATGATAGTCATACTGCTTTCCAGATTCCTGTCCCATACAGCAGTAGAATAATTCAGGCTCCCCGACCCTCCTTTTACGAAATCAAAAAGAACGCTCCCGCTGTCTTCAAAGTCTGTCAGCGATTGGTGGTTAAAGTCGTAGAATGAGCCTTTTATGTTGGCTATGTCACCAAATAACCAATACATAATATCCACAAAATGAGAGAATTGAGTAAATAAAGTTCCACCATCCATTTCGGTGGTTCCGTGCCAGTTTCCCGATTTATAATATCGCTCATCACGGTTCCAGAGGCAGTTTAGCTGAACGGAATACAACTTTCCTAATATCCCACTCTCAACAACTTCTTTCAGCCAAACAGAAGGTGGTGAGTAGCGGTTTTGCATTACACAAAACACATCACACCCTCTCTTCTTGCTCTTTGCTAATATCTGTTCTGCATCCAGTCTTGAGAGCGCCATTGGTTTTTCAATAACAACATGTTTGCCTGAATCAAGCGCTTTTAAGGCTAACTCAGCATGAAGTCCGTTGGGAACGCAGATGTTTACTACATCAATATCCTTCTCATTTGCGAGTAGTTCGCTCAGAGAATTATAAAAAATCTCCGAAAGAGCTGAAATACCCAGCTCTTTCGGAGAAATAATATCGCATATTGCTGCTAATTCCGCTTGTTCATTCCGGCGGATCATTTCGGCATGTCGTTTGCCGATGTGCCCCATCCCGATAACTGCAAAGCGGACCTTCTTCATTTTTTTATTAGTAAGAACGCGCAAATACAACTCTGCAAGCAGATGGCTTACCTGTAACCATACACTTTCCTGGAGTTTTATCGCCGTTTAATGGAATACAGCGGATAGTTGCCTTAGTTTCTTCTTTAATCTTCTCTTCTGTTTCAGTTGTTCCGTCCCAGTGAGCAAGAATAAATCCGCCTTCTTCGATCTTTTCCTTGAATTCTTCGTAAGAATCAACAGTGATAGTATGAGTTTCACGATAATCGTATGCTTTCTTAAAGATATTAGCCTGAATATCATCAAGCAGATTCTTCACGTAAGTTTCAATGTTATCGCATGTTACAGTTTCCTTTTCCAGAGTATCACGACGCATAACCTCTACTGTATTGTTTTCAAGGTCGCGGCCACCCATAACCAAACGAACAGGAACACCTCTTAATTCGTAATCTGCGAATTTGAATCCCGGGCGCTTGTTGTCTGAATTATCATATTTGAATGAAATTCCTAATGCTTTTAGCTTAGCTGTTATTCCAGCTACTTTTTCATTGATGGCATTTAGTTGTTCTTCATTCTTATAAATTGGAACGATAACTACCTGGAATGGAGCCAATTTAGGAGGAAGTACCAAACCATTGTCGTCAGAGTGAGTCATAATCAAGGCACCCATCAAACGAGTGGAAACACCCCATGAAGTTGCCCATACATATTCCATTTCGTTGTTCTTGTTTACGAACTGAACATCGAATGCCTTGGCGAAGTTCTGACCAAGGAAGTGAGAAGTACCCGATTGAAGAGCCTTTCCATCCTGCATCATTGCTTCAATGGTATATGTATCAAGTGCACCAGCGAAACGTTCGTTGGCAGACTTAACTCCCTTTACAACAGGAACAGCCATGAAGTTTTCAGCAAAATCAGCATATACATTAAGCATCTTCTTAGCTTCTTCTTCAGCTTCTTCGCGAGTTGCGTGAGCTGTGTGTCCTTCCTGCCACAAGAACTCAGCAGTACGAAGGAATAAACGGGTGCGCATTTCCCAACGGAAAACGTTTGCCCATTGGTTACACAAGATTGGAAGGTCGCGGTATGACTGAATCCAATTTTTATATGTGTTCCAGATAATAGTTTCTGAAGTTGGACGAATAATGAGTTCCTCTTCAAGTTTAGCTGCCGGGTCAACAACTACACCCGAACCATCTTCTGCATTTTTCAGACGGTAGTGAGTTACCACAGCACATTCCTTAGCAAAACCTTCAACGTGCTCTGCTTCGCGGCTTAAAAATGATTTAGGAATCAGCAAAGGGAAATAAGCATTAACGTGTCCTGTTTCCTTAAACATGTCATCCAACTGACGTTGAATCTTTTCCCAGATAGCGTATCCATAAGGCTTAATTACCATACATCCACGTACTGCAGATGCTTCT
Proteins encoded in this window:
- a CDS encoding Gfo/Idh/MocA family oxidoreductase, which codes for MKKVRFAVIGMGHIGKRHAEMIRRNEQAELAAICDIISPKELGISALSEIFYNSLSELLANEKDIDVVNICVPNGLHAELALKALDSGKHVVIEKPMALSRLDAEQILAKSKKRGCDVFCVMQNRYSPPSVWLKEVVESGILGKLYSVQLNCLWNRDERYYKSGNWHGTTEMDGGTLFTQFSHFVDIMYWLFGDIANIKGSFYDFNHQSLTDFEDSGSVLFDFVKGGSGSLNYSTAVWDRNLESSMTIIAENGSIKVAGQYMNEVKYCHIKDYTMPALAPSNPPNDYGPYKGSAQNHHYVIQNVIDKLNGNASITTNAMDGLKVVDIIERIYKERDAR
- the proS gene encoding proline--tRNA ligase; translated protein: MAKELKGLTKRSENYSQWYNELVVKADLAEASAVRGCMVIKPYGYAIWEKIQRQLDDMFKETGHVNAYFPLLIPKSFLSREAEHVEGFAKECAVVTHYRLKNAEDGSGVVVDPAAKLEEELIIRPTSETIIWNTYKNWIQSYRDLPILCNQWANVFRWEMRTRLFLRTAEFLWQEGHTAHATREEAEEEAKKMLNVYADFAENFMAVPVVKGVKSANERFAGALDTYTIEAMMQDGKALQSGTSHFLGQNFAKAFDVQFVNKNNEMEYVWATSWGVSTRLMGALIMTHSDDNGLVLPPKLAPFQVVIVPIYKNEEQLNAINEKVAGITAKLKALGISFKYDNSDNKRPGFKFADYELRGVPVRLVMGGRDLENNTVEVMRRDTLEKETVTCDNIETYVKNLLDDIQANIFKKAYDYRETHTITVDSYEEFKEKIEEGGFILAHWDGTTETEEKIKEETKATIRCIPLNGDKTPGKCMVTGKPSACRVVFARSY